From the genome of Streptomyces sp. NBC_01304:
TGGACGTCGAGCAGGACGTCGCGCGCCCAGGCGTCCAGCTCCGTCCACAGGTAGGAGGCGATGTCGAGTTCGGCCCGGGTGGCGGCGTCGCACTCCGGGCAGTTGATGTTGAGCGTCACGTCGGCGGCCGGATCGACGGCCTCGGCTGCCTCTGAGATCTTGCGCTGTACGGATTCCGGCAGGACTTCCAGCACATCCGGTACGTCCACGGCGACGGCGACTCCGTCGCGCACGGCCGAGACGACACACCGGGCAAGCAGCGCCCGCCGCGCCCCGTCGGCGAAGAGTGCCGCGTCCGGGTGCCGGGCCGCCGCTGTCAGGTCGGCGACGGTCGGCACCCGGAACGCGACGTCCCAGCCACCCTCGGTGAGTTGCACCACCGGCTGGTCCGGCGGGCGCAGGGAACGGGCGAACTCCCCCGCGTCCAGGTCGAATTCCATGTCCGCGCCGCAGGCCGAGCAGTCGAGCCTGACCTGCATGCGCTCGCCGAACAGGGCCCGGCGCAGCGCGAACAGGTCGGCCTCGCGGGCGCCGACCGGCAGCGCGAGCAGGGCAGCGCCATCGGGGCCGGCGCCGTCGAGCTCGGGGCGGGCGGCGCGGTGCAGGAGCAGGGCGCGGCCGGGGCCGTCGTGCCCGAGCCCCGCCTCCCATGTCGCCAGGAGGTCGCCGGCCTGAGTGACCGTCATACCCGCCCCCGTTCCGTGCCCGTGCCGCCGCCCGTGCGGTGGAGTTCAACCGATGTGGTGCAGTCGCGGCGAGCGCCGCGACCGGTGGTGCAAGTCGCTCAACTCGACCTAGGTCAGGCCGGGTTGAGGAAGGAGGGCTCCTCGGGCTCGGGCACCTCGTAGTCGCGCTCCCAGCCCTCGCACTCGAGCTTCAGCGACTGGATGGCCACCGCGTTGGCGTTGGCGTCCAGCTCGCCGAGGACCTGGTACTCGCTGGGCCAGGTCCGGTAGAGCTTGTGCGAGACGGCGACCTGTCCGGCCTCGTTGAGGACCTGGATGACGATGTCCTTGCGGAAGTCGGCAAGGGACACCTCGGAGCCGAGACCGGCCCCGACCTGCCAGACCTTGTTGGCCCAGCGGTCGAACTCGGGGTCGTGGGTGACCCCGCGCTCCAGCGTGATGCCCTCGAACTCGGAGCGGCCCGGCGACTTGCGCGGGGAGCTCGGGTCGCCGCCGTGCCGGTGCTTGACGACCTCGGTGGTCCGCTTCAGCGGACTGATCTTGCTGATGCCCGCGACCGTACGACCGTCCCACAGGACCAGGAACTTGAAGTTCTTGTAGGGGTCGAAGCGATGGGCGTTGACGTTGAACTCAGCCATCGGATTCCTTCACGCTCTCCATGCTGTCGAGGTTCTGAGGCCTTCAGAGCTCGAGGCCCCTCAGAGCTCGAACTGCCCGGACGTCTGCTGGATCTTGACGATCACGAACTCGGCGGGCTTGACCGGCGCGATGCCGACCAGGACGTTCACCACGCCGTTCGCGATGTCCTCGTCCGTCGTGGTGTCGTGGTCGCACTTGACGAAGTACGCCTCGCGCGGAGTGCCGCCCTTGAAGGCGCCCTGGCGGAAGAGGTTGTGCAGGTACGAGGAGGCGCTGAGGCGGATCTGCTGCCACAGGTTCTCGTCGTTGGGCTCGAACACGACCCACTGCAGGCCGCGTTGGAGGCTCTCCTCGACATGCAGCGCGAGGCGCCGCACGGGTACGTACTTCCACTCGCTGTCTAGGGCGTCGGAGCCCTCAAGGGTGCGGGCGCCCCAGACGGTCGGGCCGACCATCGGGAAGGTCCGCAGGCAGTTCACGCCCAGCGGGTTGAGCAGGCCGCTCTCGCGGTCGGTGAGCTTGACCGCGAGGGAGTGCACCCCGGCGAGCCGTGCCTCGGTGCCGGCCGGCGCCTTCCACACGCCGCGCTCGGCGTCCGTACGGGCGAACACACCCGCGACGGCGCCCGACGGCGGGAAGGAGCGGAGCCGTCCGGTGAGCGGGTCGGTGAGC
Proteins encoded in this window:
- a CDS encoding T4 family baseplate hub assembly chaperone; this encodes MTVTQAGDLLATWEAGLGHDGPGRALLLHRAARPELDGAGPDGAALLALPVGAREADLFALRRALFGERMQVRLDCSACGADMEFDLDAGEFARSLRPPDQPVVQLTEGGWDVAFRVPTVADLTAAARHPDAALFADGARRALLARCVVSAVRDGVAVAVDVPDVLEVLPESVQRKISEAAEAVDPAADVTLNINCPECDAATRAELDIASYLWTELDAWARDVLLDVHLLATAYGWSEPEILALSPLRRRYYLELCADA
- a CDS encoding phage tail protein — translated: MAEFNVNAHRFDPYKNFKFLVLWDGRTVAGISKISPLKRTTEVVKHRHGGDPSSPRKSPGRSEFEGITLERGVTHDPEFDRWANKVWQVGAGLGSEVSLADFRKDIVIQVLNEAGQVAVSHKLYRTWPSEYQVLGELDANANAVAIQSLKLECEGWERDYEVPEPEEPSFLNPA